The Christiangramia salexigens genome includes the window AGCTGGAAGTTCTAACCATGAGAATCTATAAGGATATGAGTTTTAAAGAAATTTCAGAGCGTACCGGAGTGAGCATTAACACTGCTTTAGGCCGGATGCGTTATGCATTGATCAATCTTAGAAAGATCATTGAAAAACGAAATTTGATCCTAATTAACTAAAAGTACAATATCCCTTAATTTATTGCGTTATTCTAAATAATGAATACTAATAAATTGCAAATGGGAAAACTCTACTTTAAAAAATTCTCAAAAGAGGAAAAAATCGAACATTTGGAACCAAGAAAAGAAACCATAAAGTTTCTTTTGGACTATTCAAAAGCATTGAATGTTATTGAATACGGAGAAATGAAGTTTGAAACCTTACTTAATTAGTTATTTTAAAAGACCTGTTTTATTAGCCAACAGGTCTTTTACTTTTTCCTCTTTTTATGATATTCATTGATCACACTCTTTCTTCCGATAGTTTTTGTGATTATATCTTTTTCGAGGTCCCAGCCACGGGCCGGTGAATATTGCCTTCCATACCAGATTATCTGTAAATGCAACTTGTTCCATAGATCTTTTGGGAACAATCTTTTGGCGTCTTTTTCGGTTTGATTTACATTTTTACCATTGCTCAGGTTCCATCTGTACATTAACCTGTGAATATGTGTATCTACAGGAAATGCGGGTACATTAAATGCCTGTGCCATTACAACACTTGCAGTTTTATGCCCTACCGCCGGTAGGCTTTCCAGTGCAGCGAAATCTGCAGGAACTTGGCCGTTGTATTTTTCTATCAAAATTTCGGATAGACCATAAATACCTTTTGATTTCATGGGAGAGAGACCAACTGGTTTGATAATTTCCCTGATCTCTTCCACGCTTAGCTTTACCATTTTATAAGGATTATCGGCAACTTCAAAAAGCAAGGACGTAATTTGATTTACTTTTACATCTGTACTTTGTGCAGACAACAATACTGCAATTAGAAGGGTGTATGGATCTTTATGATCAAGAGGAATCGGTATTTTCGGATATATATCATTTAAAGTGTCAATTACGAACTGAACTTTTTCCTGTTTGGTCATAAAGTTTTAATTTTAGACAAAAGTAATAATTATGACGACATTGAAAGCAGGGGATAAGGCACCCGATTTTAAAGCCGAAGATCAGGACGGGAATGAAGTGAAATTATCTGATTTTAAAGGAAAAAAGCTGGTTCTTTTCTTCTATCCTAAAGCCAGCACACCCGGTTGTACTGCCGAAGCTTGTAATTTAAGCGACAACTATAAACTAATGCAGGACAAAGGTTATGAAATATTAGGAGTTAGTGCAGACTCAAAAAAGCGTCAGCAAAATTTTAAAAATAAATATGACTTTCCATATCCTTTACTTGCAGATGAAGAAAAAGAGGTGATAAATGCTTATGGCGTATGGGGACCAAAAAAGTTCATGGGAAAAGAATATGATGGTATTCACAGAACCACTTTTATTATTGATGAAAACGGAAAGATCGAAGAGGTGATAGGGAAAGTGAAAACCAAAGCACACGCAGAACAGATCCTTCAAGGATAAGTCGAATAAAAAAGGACGATTTTAATCGTCCTTTTTTATTAAAGCATTTTTAATAGTCGCAAGACTATCACAATTTTCAATTTCGAGTTCCAAAATACCGTTTTTCGTTTCACCTGTAATAAAATAAATATTACAAGGTTCA containing:
- a CDS encoding endonuclease III domain-containing protein, producing MTKQEKVQFVIDTLNDIYPKIPIPLDHKDPYTLLIAVLLSAQSTDVKVNQITSLLFEVADNPYKMVKLSVEEIREIIKPVGLSPMKSKGIYGLSEILIEKYNGQVPADFAALESLPAVGHKTASVVMAQAFNVPAFPVDTHIHRLMYRWNLSNGKNVNQTEKDAKRLFPKDLWNKLHLQIIWYGRQYSPARGWDLEKDIITKTIGRKSVINEYHKKRKK
- the bcp gene encoding thioredoxin-dependent thiol peroxidase — translated: MTTLKAGDKAPDFKAEDQDGNEVKLSDFKGKKLVLFFYPKASTPGCTAEACNLSDNYKLMQDKGYEILGVSADSKKRQQNFKNKYDFPYPLLADEEKEVINAYGVWGPKKFMGKEYDGIHRTTFIIDENGKIEEVIGKVKTKAHAEQILQG